The sequence CATTGCTTCATCACTGGATTTGGAAAGAGATGGGAATGATCTGCAGAGCAGATGAAGGTTTTCCATAACCGGAGATGTGACCAATGAAAAATCTTTGTAAAACCCGTTTGAAACTAATTTCTGCCTATTTTCCACTAATTGAAGTTTTTCTGTGAGATATTGAATCTGATCTGCAAGCTGATGACTGAGATCATTCACCCGGATAAGGATTGCAATATTTCCTGCATCCTTTGAAGAGATTTCACTTTTTGAGACTGAAAATACAGCCTCCTGTATCTCTTTGGCTAGGAATAGGATATATCCATGAAGATGTGATATTGTTTTCTTGATGTGTTTATCATGCAAATCCTTACGAATGGTCTCTTTCAACATTTTCTTATTGAGTTTTATCAGATGATGAATCTCCTGTTCTATCTGGTTTAATGCCTCATTTGTTTCAGATGGAAGGGGATATGTGAGGTGTAATGGCCGGTACACAATTTCGCTCTCATTACCGGGAACCAGTTTTTTCACCAGTGTTGCAAATGGGCCGAGGAGGAAAAGGAAGAGGATGGCACATGATACATTGAAGATGAGATGGGCATTTGCTATCTGTTGAGCAGGAGTACCACCCAAACCAGTCACGAAAGTGCCGAATGGTGTCATAATTGGTATGAAAAGGATCACTCCTATCAGGTTGAAAAGAAATTGTGCGACTGCTGTTCGTTTCGCAGCTGTATTCATCCGGAGAGATACCAGGAGGGCTGTGGTGGGTGTTCCGAGATTAGCCCCGAGGGCAATTGGTATTCCTTCGGCAGGAGTTATGATTCCGGTCATTGCCATGATGACAATAAGACCTACGGTAACAGAACTAGACTGGAAGATTGACGTGATGATAAATCCTGCTAGAACTTCGAGAATGACATTATCCAATGATGCTATGATTCCTACCAACATCGGATCGTTTTGATATGGCGCAAGTATTGATGAAACAAGGTTTAAACTGAAAAAAACCAGTCCAAAATAAAATATTGGTTTACCAAATGCCCTCCAGCGACCACCAATGATGCTTATCAAAAATCCTATTACGATAAAAACCGGAGCAAAGGATGTTAGTTTGAATGCAACCAGTTGTGCTGTAATAGTTGTGCCGATGTTTGCCCCAAAAATTATTCCCAGAGATCCGATGAATGAAAGTGTGCCAGCATTAACAAGCCCAACGGTAATCACCGTGGTTGCTGTACTTGACTGGATAAATGCAGTTATCAGCGTTCCTAATATAGTTCCGTGAATTCGTGTCCGGGTATAACGCTGGAGGGTATTTCTGAACCGTTTTCCCGCGACATGTTGAATTTCTCCTGAAAATTGTTCTATCCCATAGAGAAAAAGGATGATTCCTGAAAAAAGTGCAAAGATAAACTGCCAGTCCATCATCCCCTCACCTAAGGCCTGGATTCTGAATCACTGTTCTTTCTATCATATTATCAAATATTGTGTATCGTTCGTCTGTACCCCGATATAATCAGTGTTTAGATGAATAAAAAAACCATTTGACTTAGTCTATGCGATCTCATAAACTCCATGTTGCTATACATTTGTGTTTAATAAAATTACATTTCATAGGGATGTTTCTGCTGAATGGGAGACCGGGATCTATATTGGCCTTATTCAGGCCATTCCAAATGGGTTTGAAAAAGCAGCAAAATCATGTCATTTCAAAGAAATACTACTGAACAATAGAAAAAAACCAGAACGCTAAGGGGGAGATTTGAACTCCCGAGGGATTGCTCCCACAAGATTTCCAATCTTGCGCCTTCCCAGACTAGACTACCTCAGCAATTATGAGATGCCTATATACATTAGCAGTCAGTTCTTTTAAGGCTTTTCTCTCTAGGGGTATGAGTCTTCCATACTGCAGGGTAAATTCCGGTGTCCTGCAGCACCAGGCGGGGAGCGACAACGAGTCCCTTTTCTCCGGGAACAATACGTGAACTTGTCATAAGTGCCTCTCCAATTCCGATAAGATCCTCTCCTGCCATCATAACCACAAGATCCTCCATCTGGAACTTATCAAAACTCATTATCCCTCGTGATGATAGTCGTGCCCCATGACAGATGGCATCCGCTGCTGACTCTTTCATGTATATTCGTGGCATTCCTTCAAGAGCCTCAAGAGGTGATCGAATGATTTGTGCAAGGGCAGTCTCATCACCCGTACGTGCCTGTTCAACAGCATCTCGCAGGGCATGCAATGTTACACAATCTTTTTCATAAAATGGACCTGACCGCGTCCTTCTGAGCTCAACCATATGTCCGCCAACTCCACAGGCTAGGCCAATGTGATGGCATAATGATCTAATGTATGTACCCGAATCACACTTTACCCTGAGAAGGACCAGGCGGTCATTTCGGTCAAGCATCTCGAGCTCATGGATTTCCCGAATACGCAGAGCCCGCTTAACTGCACTTCTCTTCGGAGGTCGTTGGTATATCCTGCCGGTAAAATGCAGAATGACCTCTTTGAGATCATTATCTGACACGTCTCCCTGAAGACGGAGGAGGGCAATATACTCCTTGTCATCCTGGTGGAGAATACTTGTTAGTCTGACCGCTCTTCCAAGTAAAATTACCAAAACACCTGATACCGGCGGATCAAGAGTGCCGGTATGACCAACTGATGACACGCCGGTAATCTCCCTGACCCATGCGGCAACCTGGTGGCTGGATGGTCCTCGAGGCTTGTCGATCAGGATGATAGATCCCTGGTGGGCTGCTATGTTTCCCAGGGTATGTTGTTGTTGGTTCATTATCCACCTGGATTCATGAGTAAAAAGAGATTTAATTCATCAAGCGTGCCTTCAAGAGATCCATCACCAATTACATCAGGGATAAGTCCTGCTTCTTCCATAGCTTCAGCAGTTACTTCGCCGATTGCGATAAGGACCAGATCCTCTCTTCGTTTCCACAGGGCAGATTTGAATGATAAGGCACTCGTAAACAAAATTCCCTCTGCTGTGCCTAGACTCAGGAGTTCATAGGTAGGAATCAGGGAGTATATCTGATATTCAAATGGGAATCCCCCTGCATCCCGGATGCCATTGAAAAGTTTTTCATTCGGTGCATCTGATCGGGGAATTCCAATTTTTTTCCCAACAATCCATTCACCCAGGAATGGAACAAATGCCCGGGAATAAAATTCATGGAGAACTTCACACATGATGCCAAATTCCCGCAGAGCTTTTGCAGTCTGCGGCCCGATTGCGATTACACGTGGGAGGGGCAGATCCTGAAGGCACGGCCCTATCTGATGGGCTGGAAGAGCACTTGTAAAGAAAATACAATCAAATTTTCGATCCTTCACATCCTGAATGAATAGATCTATCTGATCACTATTCATTTCCCCGACAAGTGGGGAAACAGTGAAACAATCGTGGCCTCTTCGTGCGCACCGTGCCTGGTCATCCCCATCTTTCCCTTTCAATCGTGTAATTGCAATCCGCATATCATCCCCCGGCCCCATGTATTCAGAACGGATGCGGATATTTTATGCGTTCTATACACTTAAATCCATGAGAACCAGATGATTCCTGTTTTGACCGGTATTATAGGTGGTATGGTATGTGGGACAATAAGTGGTTTAACGCCAGGAATTCACGCAAATATGATTGCAGCGTTTTTGCTTGGATTTTCTCCAATCATTCTACCTTATCTTGGTCCGGAAGGAATGGCTGCAATCCTCATTGCCACGCTTATCACTCACTCATTTCTAGAAATAATTCCCGCTACATTTCTTGGAGTCCCGGATGATGGCACGGCTCTCTCTGTATTACCTGCTCATTCACTTACTATGGATGGGAAAGGTGAAGAGGCAGTCCGGATATCAGCTCTTGGCTGTCTGTGGGGTGTGATCTTTGCAATTCCCCTTGCATTAGGTGCATTATGGTTTATTCCCTTACTGCAGACTCCGATAGATATTCTGACAGGTTCACTTCTGATACTCATTATGGGGATAGTTATCGTTCGCAGCGAATCTACCGGCTGGCTTTGTGCCCTGTTTCTGGTATCCGGACTTCTTGGGATGTTTGCATTTCGGTTTGATTATCTTTCATGGAATACCCTGGGTGCAGGAAACATTCTCATGCCTCTCCTCACCGGACTCTTTGGTCTTCCCTTTCTACTGACAGCATCTGAAGGAAGAATTCCTCGTCAACACTATTCCGGGATGGAGATAAGTACTCACACTATTATACGGTCAACACTTCCTGGAACCTTTGCAGGTCTGGTAGTGGGGTGGCTTCCAGGGCTTTCTACGGCATCGGCAAATACTCTGGTATCTGGATTCATTCCCTATGATGAGGGGAGAAGAAATTATCTGACGGCAATGGGTGCCTCCACACTTGCAAATGCAATCATCGGCATTGCAGTATTCATTGCAATAGGACGTATGAGAAACGGGGTAATGACAGCTTTTTCAGGATTTGATACCCCCCCGGTTTTATTTCTTTTAACTATTGCTGCCATTGTTGCCCTGGGGGCATATGGGATTACCCTCGGATGTGCCGGGTTGGCTCAATCACTATCAGGACTGAATAGTTCACACCTGAATACCGGAGTTGCTGTGAGTCTGATAATCATCTGTGGGATCCTCACCGGTCCCTTTGGGCTCATTATTCTCATACTGGCAACAGCGATTGGAATGATCCCCGAATTGCTTGTCATTTCAAGAGTTCCATGTATGGGTGTGGTTACGATACCAGTGATCCTCTATTCTTTTGGAATCCGGGTAATCTAACATGAATAAAGGAAAAGAAACGAAAGAGAATCCTGATTGGTTCACATTTTGCACAAACAAATTTGAAGAAATCCTCTCTCCCTCTTCATTAGCCTGGATGGATTCGCTAAATGTCATACGAGAACTAAGGGATTCTGGAGGTCTACATGGTCTGCCAGACTGGCAGGATGCGGTTTCCCGGAGTATTGTTACAGACAGGTCTGCCTATCTGTCACTGTTACGGGATGTCTCAATTGGTCTTCTTGTTTATGATCTTGAGGATTCATGTAATAAGGATGAAATGGCCCTCATTCATCTGGTGAGAATCCTGGATGAGATTGATAGAGCTTTATCACGGCTCTATGAAAAAATTGAAGATTATTATATTGCAATGCATCCTTCAGAACTTGCCGGGTATGAGAAAAATATCCGAGAACTTGTTGATTCTTTTGCAAAGAAAGAGACTCATCCCTTACGTCACCTAGCAAAAAATCTCATAAATCTTCAGGAATCAAGATCGAACATCGCACTTCATGTTCGTGAATATGCTGAAAAGGTAATACCAAATATGTCAGCTCTCTGTGGGCCTCTTGTAGCGGCCCGTTTGCTGGAACACGCTGGCAGCATTGACCGATTGGCCCGTATGCCAGGATCATCTCTTCAGGTGCTCGGAGCTGGTCCGTCACTATTTAAACACCTGACAATAGGATCAAATCCTCCCAAACACGGGATCATATACCAATACAAAGGAATTCATCATGCAAAACGCAAATCCCGGGGAAAGGTCAGTAGGGTTGTCGCTTGTCAGCTTGGTATAGCAGCTAGAATAGATCGGTACCGGGGATCTCGTGATGAGGTATTTATAGAAAAAGCAGGTGAGCGGATATGCAGGGCAGGCAAACGACTTTAATTTGGCAGGATGGAATTCTGCTTTCACCTGGAAAAATTTTGCCAGGTGATCGGGTTCATAATGGAATGAGGATCTGGCTTCCGGAAAAGAGCAAAGTTGCTGCTCTTTGTCATCTTAACGGAGAGCCTCTGATTAGAGACGCTAGAATATTATATTTGGGAGCTGCGTCCGGAACCACGGTTTCATTCCTTTCAGATTATGCAGAAGTGATATATGCAGTTGAATTTTCTCCCAGACCTGTCCGGAGCCTTGTACGTCTTGCTCGTCAGCGTTCCAATATTATTCCTTTCTTCATGGATGCCCGGATCCCTGAACGATATCTGCCGTTTGTTGAACCGGTTGATATCCTCATACAGGACATTGCACAACGGGATCAGGTAGAGATAGTAGTAAAAAACCTCTGTATGCTGAAAAAAGGAGGAAATCTTATTCTATTTTTAAAAATGCTCTCGATGGGTGTATTAAAGGAATATGAAGAAATTATTGATCTGAGTATCATCCTTTTAAAAAAGGCAGGAATAACGAATATGCAGGTTATTCAATTAGAAAAATATCACGCTGGCCATGTTGCAATAACTGGGGTATATTACCCTAAGCAATGAAAAGAAAGATTATAGCCCGAAGCAGATTCGAACTGCTGTCACAAGGTCCAGAGCCTTGTATGATTGACCTCTACACTATCGGGCTGAGAGCCTCTATATGTTAGGGGCAATGGTACTTAAATTTATCTCTGACTCTTCTGGATGCTGGTGGCTTCACAGGTGATGCGCGAAATTCATAAAATAACCCCATGAATATAACATCTCTCTTCGTTATGCTAATCAGGTGGATCTGTAATTCTCATAATATTCAGGGGATATGAAAAATCGCAGTCACATTTTTACACTTTTGGATGGTTCAATACCAAAAAGGATATAAAAGGCATTTCACAAATATCTAGTCATACTTCGATTTCTCGGAGTATATGCATACATCCGGTGAACAGTCACCAATAACAATGGCTGATCGGCGGATGAATGCGAAACGAACGTTTGT comes from Methanospirillum hungatei and encodes:
- a CDS encoding Na/Pi cotransporter family protein, translating into MMDWQFIFALFSGIILFLYGIEQFSGEIQHVAGKRFRNTLQRYTRTRIHGTILGTLITAFIQSSTATTVITVGLVNAGTLSFIGSLGIIFGANIGTTITAQLVAFKLTSFAPVFIVIGFLISIIGGRWRAFGKPIFYFGLVFFSLNLVSSILAPYQNDPMLVGIIASLDNVILEVLAGFIITSIFQSSSVTVGLIVIMAMTGIITPAEGIPIALGANLGTPTTALLVSLRMNTAAKRTAVAQFLFNLIGVILFIPIMTPFGTFVTGLGGTPAQQIANAHLIFNVSCAILFLFLLGPFATLVKKLVPGNESEIVYRPLHLTYPLPSETNEALNQIEQEIHHLIKLNKKMLKETIRKDLHDKHIKKTISHLHGYILFLAKEIQEAVFSVSKSEISSKDAGNIAILIRVNDLSHQLADQIQYLTEKLQLVENRQKLVSNGFYKDFSLVTSPVMENLHLLCRSFPSLSKSSDEAMRNNDSLLRDTVNHQYGLHIKRMANQEDEFGSIMYGILSTMEQISATIREIRKTILLKKEG
- a CDS encoding RNA-guided pseudouridylation complex pseudouridine synthase subunit Cbf5 gives rise to the protein MNQQQHTLGNIAAHQGSIILIDKPRGPSSHQVAAWVREITGVSSVGHTGTLDPPVSGVLVILLGRAVRLTSILHQDDKEYIALLRLQGDVSDNDLKEVILHFTGRIYQRPPKRSAVKRALRIREIHELEMLDRNDRLVLLRVKCDSGTYIRSLCHHIGLACGVGGHMVELRRTRSGPFYEKDCVTLHALRDAVEQARTGDETALAQIIRSPLEALEGMPRIYMKESAADAICHGARLSSRGIMSFDKFQMEDLVVMMAGEDLIGIGEALMTSSRIVPGEKGLVVAPRLVLQDTGIYPAVWKTHTPREKSLKRTDC
- a CDS encoding uroporphyrinogen-III synthase → MRIAITRLKGKDGDDQARCARRGHDCFTVSPLVGEMNSDQIDLFIQDVKDRKFDCIFFTSALPAHQIGPCLQDLPLPRVIAIGPQTAKALREFGIMCEVLHEFYSRAFVPFLGEWIVGKKIGIPRSDAPNEKLFNGIRDAGGFPFEYQIYSLIPTYELLSLGTAEGILFTSALSFKSALWKRREDLVLIAIGEVTAEAMEEAGLIPDVIGDGSLEGTLDELNLFLLMNPGG
- a CDS encoding tripartite tricarboxylate transporter permease; amino-acid sequence: MIPVLTGIIGGMVCGTISGLTPGIHANMIAAFLLGFSPIILPYLGPEGMAAILIATLITHSFLEIIPATFLGVPDDGTALSVLPAHSLTMDGKGEEAVRISALGCLWGVIFAIPLALGALWFIPLLQTPIDILTGSLLILIMGIVIVRSESTGWLCALFLVSGLLGMFAFRFDYLSWNTLGAGNILMPLLTGLFGLPFLLTASEGRIPRQHYSGMEISTHTIIRSTLPGTFAGLVVGWLPGLSTASANTLVSGFIPYDEGRRNYLTAMGASTLANAIIGIAVFIAIGRMRNGVMTAFSGFDTPPVLFLLTIAAIVALGAYGITLGCAGLAQSLSGLNSSHLNTGVAVSLIIICGILTGPFGLIILILATAIGMIPELLVISRVPCMGVVTIPVILYSFGIRVI
- a CDS encoding RNA-processing protein, with translation MNKGKETKENPDWFTFCTNKFEEILSPSSLAWMDSLNVIRELRDSGGLHGLPDWQDAVSRSIVTDRSAYLSLLRDVSIGLLVYDLEDSCNKDEMALIHLVRILDEIDRALSRLYEKIEDYYIAMHPSELAGYEKNIRELVDSFAKKETHPLRHLAKNLINLQESRSNIALHVREYAEKVIPNMSALCGPLVAARLLEHAGSIDRLARMPGSSLQVLGAGPSLFKHLTIGSNPPKHGIIYQYKGIHHAKRKSRGKVSRVVACQLGIAARIDRYRGSRDEVFIEKAGERICRAGKRL
- a CDS encoding fibrillarin-like rRNA/tRNA 2'-O-methyltransferase, producing the protein MQGRQTTLIWQDGILLSPGKILPGDRVHNGMRIWLPEKSKVAALCHLNGEPLIRDARILYLGAASGTTVSFLSDYAEVIYAVEFSPRPVRSLVRLARQRSNIIPFFMDARIPERYLPFVEPVDILIQDIAQRDQVEIVVKNLCMLKKGGNLILFLKMLSMGVLKEYEEIIDLSIILLKKAGITNMQVIQLEKYHAGHVAITGVYYPKQ